In Deltaproteobacteria bacterium, a genomic segment contains:
- a CDS encoding amidohydrolase family protein, which produces MLIIDSQVHIWAPETPEKPWDRVDAAKPHRPEPLGHEELLREMDAAGVRRAVLVPPTWEADRNDTSLEAARLHPDRFAVMGRLTLDAPESRERMAAWKDQPAMLGIRLTFHRGRYRTWLDDGSIDWFWAAAERYDVPVMALAPHHLPRLAEVAARHPGLRLCIDHMGLNNSLVGKPLGPIVDGVLMLASLPNVAVKASALPCYSTESYPYPSLHPQVRRVVDAFGPKRVFWGTDLSHLPCPYRQALTLFTDELDLTDDEKEWILGRALAEWLDWPFDFASLRSGRTGY; this is translated from the coding sequence ATGCTGATCATCGACTCACAGGTTCACATCTGGGCGCCCGAGACCCCCGAAAAACCCTGGGACAGGGTGGACGCGGCCAAGCCGCACCGCCCGGAACCCCTGGGGCATGAGGAGCTGCTGCGCGAGATGGACGCGGCCGGGGTCCGGCGCGCGGTGCTGGTGCCGCCCACATGGGAGGCCGACCGCAACGACACCTCGCTGGAGGCCGCCCGCCTCCACCCGGACCGCTTCGCGGTCATGGGCCGGCTGACCCTGGACGCGCCCGAGAGCCGGGAGCGCATGGCCGCGTGGAAGGACCAGCCCGCCATGCTCGGCATCCGCCTGACCTTCCATCGCGGGCGCTACCGCACCTGGCTCGACGACGGCAGCATCGACTGGTTCTGGGCCGCCGCGGAGCGTTACGACGTCCCGGTCATGGCGCTGGCGCCGCACCACCTGCCGCGGCTGGCGGAGGTGGCCGCGCGCCACCCCGGACTGCGGCTGTGCATCGACCACATGGGGCTCAACAACAGCCTGGTGGGGAAGCCGCTGGGACCCATCGTCGACGGCGTGCTCATGCTGGCCTCCCTGCCCAACGTGGCGGTGAAGGCCTCGGCGCTGCCGTGCTATTCCACGGAGAGCTACCCGTATCCGTCGCTCCACCCGCAGGTACGCCGCGTGGTCGACGCCTTCGGACCGAAACGCGTCTTCTGGGGCACCGACCTGTCCCACCTGCCCTGCCCCTACCGGCAAGCGCTGACGCTGTTCACCGACGAACTCGACTTGACCGACGACGAGAAGGAGTGGATTCTGGGGAGGGCGCTGGCGGAATGGCTGGACTGGCCCTTCGA
- a CDS encoding cupin domain-containing protein: MAQVDIDTSSDDSVSPELEVKEYTYDDWMASTGVPIHRGYFIEDLRTVELGWWEQRGCESAFIQLVGQEGVTSAMVQEIPPGETLPPLKFGLDELVYVLQGHGVTTVWLGDNGSRTSFEWQPRSLFQVPHNYHHTMSNMRGDQPVRLLRYSYLPLAMSLNTDPSFFFNNRHEGEDFLSNGGQLYSEAKLVRDGDPSRTWGGRSGIFWYGNFFPDMGSWNKLNRSSRRGAGGHSVLMTFPNSEMSCHMSVFPSRTYKKAHRHGPGRVIVIPAGEGYSILWEEGKRKVVAPWHEASMFVPPGKWFHQHFNAGGTPARYLALHPPRQFRGHAEKVEDRARDQIEYADEDSSIRERFEAELDKRQLTSLMPDEVYRNRDFQWTYRDAETQAAP, from the coding sequence ATGGCGCAGGTTGATATCGACACGAGTTCCGACGATTCCGTTTCTCCCGAGCTGGAGGTCAAGGAATACACCTATGACGACTGGATGGCCTCCACCGGAGTGCCGATTCACCGGGGCTACTTCATCGAAGACCTGCGCACGGTGGAGTTGGGCTGGTGGGAGCAGCGCGGGTGCGAGAGCGCCTTCATCCAGCTCGTGGGCCAGGAGGGGGTCACCTCCGCCATGGTGCAGGAAATCCCGCCGGGAGAGACCCTGCCCCCGCTCAAGTTCGGCCTCGACGAGCTGGTCTACGTGCTCCAGGGCCACGGCGTCACCACGGTGTGGCTGGGCGACAACGGCTCCAGGACGAGCTTCGAATGGCAGCCCCGGAGCCTGTTCCAGGTGCCGCACAACTACCACCACACCATGAGCAACATGCGCGGCGACCAGCCCGTGCGGCTGCTGCGCTACAGCTACCTGCCGCTGGCGATGTCGCTCAACACCGACCCCTCGTTCTTCTTCAACAACCGGCACGAGGGGGAGGACTTCCTTTCCAACGGCGGCCAACTCTACTCCGAGGCCAAGCTGGTGCGCGACGGCGACCCGTCTCGGACCTGGGGCGGCCGCAGCGGCATCTTCTGGTACGGCAACTTCTTCCCCGACATGGGCTCCTGGAACAAGCTCAACCGCAGCAGCCGCCGGGGCGCGGGCGGCCACAGTGTGCTAATGACCTTTCCCAACTCCGAGATGTCCTGCCACATGTCGGTGTTCCCCTCCCGCACCTACAAGAAGGCCCACCGGCACGGCCCGGGCCGGGTCATCGTCATCCCCGCGGGGGAGGGCTACTCCATCCTGTGGGAGGAAGGGAAGCGGAAGGTGGTGGCGCCGTGGCACGAGGCCAGCATGTTCGTGCCCCCCGGCAAGTGGTTCCACCAGCACTTCAACGCCGGCGGCACCCCGGCGCGCTACCTGGCGCTGCACCCGCCCCGGCAGTTCCGCGGCCACGCCGAGAAGGTCGAGGACCGCGCCAGGGACCAGATCGAATACGCAGACGAGGATTCGTCGATCCGGGAGCGCTTCGAGGCAGAGTTAGACAAGCGGCAGCTTACCAGCCTGATGCCCGACGAGGTCTACCGCAACCGCGATTTTCAGTGGACCTACCGGGACGCCGAAACGCAGGCGGCGCCGTAA